Proteins encoded by one window of Hafnia alvei:
- a CDS encoding cupin domain-containing protein, translating into MDYQLDLDWNDFLQRYWQKRPVILKRGFKNFVDPISPDELAGLAMENEVDSRLVSHQDGRWQVAHGPFESYDHLSENNWSILVQAVDHWHVPSSALMRPFRKLPDWRTDDLMISFSVPGGGVGPHLDQYDVFIIQGTGRRRWRVGEKHPLRQHSPHPDLLQVEPFDAIIDEEMEPGDILYIPPGFPHEGYALENSLNYSVGFRAPNSRELISGFADFVLANELGSERYSDPDLALRENPSEVQNAELEKLRGMMMSQLQNQDNFNLWFGEFVSQSRHELDIAPPEPPYQAGEIYELLQSGESLERLGGLRVINVAGSCYVNGEIIVTEHSAAAQALAREYVVNAAMLGEALDDPSFLVTLAALINSGYWFFRD; encoded by the coding sequence ATGGATTATCAACTTGATCTCGACTGGAATGATTTTTTGCAACGCTACTGGCAAAAACGCCCGGTCATCCTAAAGCGTGGGTTCAAGAATTTTGTTGATCCCATTTCGCCCGACGAATTAGCAGGTCTTGCGATGGAAAACGAGGTTGATAGTCGCCTTGTAAGCCATCAGGACGGTCGCTGGCAGGTTGCTCACGGCCCGTTTGAAAGCTATGACCATCTGAGTGAGAATAACTGGTCTATTCTGGTACAGGCGGTCGATCATTGGCACGTGCCCTCCAGCGCGTTAATGCGCCCATTCCGTAAGCTTCCTGACTGGCGAACTGACGATCTCATGATCTCGTTCTCGGTGCCGGGCGGCGGCGTGGGGCCTCATTTAGATCAGTACGACGTCTTTATCATCCAAGGTACCGGTCGTCGTCGGTGGCGTGTCGGTGAAAAGCATCCGCTAAGGCAACATAGCCCGCATCCCGATTTACTTCAGGTTGAGCCTTTCGACGCCATCATTGATGAAGAGATGGAACCGGGCGACATTCTGTATATTCCACCAGGATTCCCACATGAAGGCTATGCGCTAGAGAACTCGCTGAACTATTCGGTGGGCTTCCGTGCCCCTAATAGCCGTGAGCTCATCAGCGGCTTTGCCGATTTTGTTCTGGCTAACGAATTAGGCAGCGAGCGCTACAGCGATCCCGATCTCGCCCTTCGCGAAAATCCTTCGGAAGTGCAAAACGCTGAATTGGAAAAGCTGCGTGGCATGATGATGAGCCAATTGCAGAATCAGGATAATTTCAATCTTTGGTTTGGTGAATTTGTCAGCCAGTCTCGTCATGAATTGGATATTGCACCACCAGAGCCGCCTTATCAGGCTGGTGAGATTTACGAATTACTCCAATCCGGAGAATCTCTGGAACGACTGGGCGGGCTACGTGTTATCAACGTCGCAGGCAGCTGTTATGTTAACGGTGAGATTATCGTCACCGAACACAGTGCTGCGGCACAGGCCCTAGCGCGCGAATACGTGGTTAACGCCGCAATGCTGGGAGAAGCGCTCGACGATCCAAGCTTCCTTGTGACATTGGCAGCTTTAATTAATAGCGGTTATTGGTTCTTCCGCGATTAA
- the nagK gene encoding N-acetylglucosamine kinase translates to MYYGFDMGGTKIELGVFDAELNQIWRKRVPTPHDDYRELLNTLASLTFEADEFTGTQGKVGIGIPGLPNADTGELFTSNVPAAMGKPLPRDLSQLIGRPVRVDNDANCFALSEAWDEEFRAYPIVLGIILGTGVGGGLVINGKTLTGRNYIAGEFGHFRLPVDALDRMGADTPRVACGCGQQGCIEKYISGRGFEWLYQHRTGENLGAKEIIERYRAGDDKALAHVDCFADVLAMCLGNLFTVVDPHLVVLGGGLSNFTELYPLLNERVPRALLRVAKAPRIEPARYGDAGGVRGAAFLNLTD, encoded by the coding sequence ATGTATTACGGTTTTGACATGGGCGGCACCAAAATAGAGCTGGGCGTATTTGACGCCGAGCTGAATCAGATTTGGCGTAAGCGTGTGCCTACGCCTCATGACGATTACCGTGAATTACTCAATACGCTAGCGTCGTTAACCTTTGAAGCCGATGAATTCACCGGTACTCAGGGCAAGGTAGGTATCGGCATCCCAGGATTACCCAACGCCGATACGGGCGAGCTCTTTACCTCGAACGTGCCTGCCGCAATGGGGAAACCGCTCCCGCGCGATCTCTCGCAGCTCATTGGGCGTCCAGTTCGAGTGGATAACGATGCCAACTGTTTTGCCCTTTCGGAAGCGTGGGACGAAGAGTTCCGCGCTTATCCCATCGTGCTGGGGATCATCTTGGGTACCGGCGTGGGTGGCGGATTAGTGATTAATGGTAAAACCTTGACTGGCCGTAATTATATTGCCGGTGAGTTTGGCCATTTCCGTTTGCCGGTTGATGCCTTGGATCGGATGGGTGCTGATACACCGCGTGTTGCCTGTGGCTGTGGGCAGCAGGGCTGTATCGAAAAATATATTTCTGGTCGTGGTTTTGAATGGTTGTATCAGCACCGCACCGGTGAAAATCTCGGTGCCAAAGAGATTATTGAGCGCTACCGCGCAGGTGATGATAAAGCGCTGGCGCATGTGGATTGCTTTGCCGATGTGCTGGCGATGTGTTTGGGCAACCTATTTACCGTGGTCGACCCGCATCTGGTGGTGCTCGGTGGTGGATTGTCGAACTTCACTGAGCTGTATCCGCTGCTCAATGAACGTGTCCCACGTGCTTTACTGCGGGTTGCTAAAGCGCCACGTATTGAACCTGCTCGCTATGGCGACGCGGGTGGCGTGCGCGGTGCTGCGTTTTTGAATTTGACCGACTAA
- the lolC gene encoding lipoprotein-releasing ABC transporter permease subunit LolC — protein MYQPVALFIGLRYMRGRASDRFGRFVSWLSTIGITLGVMALVTVLSVMNGFERDLENNILGLMPQALVTSTQGSINPQQVPATQFEHLAGVKSVTPLTTGNAVLQSAHSVAVGVIIGVNPDEKDPLSPYLNGATQQALQPGQYNVILGDQLAGQLGVKRGEKLRIMVPSASQFTPMGRIPSQRVFNVVGTFSANSEVDQYQMLMNQQDASRLMRYPLGNITGWRIYMDKPLAIDALVSQPLAKGLVWKDWRERKGELFQAVKMEKNMMGLLLSLIIAVAAFNIITSLSLLVMEKQGEVAILQTQGLTRAQIMSVFMVQGASAGIIGALLGAVLGVVFASQINVIPGLGEMLAGGSLPVDINIPQVVLIAVVAMLLALLSTLYPSWRAAAVNPAEALRYE, from the coding sequence ATGTATCAACCTGTCGCGTTATTCATCGGTCTGCGTTACATGCGCGGACGAGCCTCAGACCGCTTTGGCCGGTTTGTTTCTTGGCTTTCTACTATAGGCATCACGCTCGGCGTTATGGCGTTAGTCACCGTTCTTTCGGTGATGAACGGTTTTGAGCGAGATCTAGAAAATAATATTCTTGGGCTGATGCCGCAGGCATTAGTGACGTCGACGCAAGGGTCGATTAATCCTCAACAGGTTCCAGCCACCCAGTTTGAACATCTGGCCGGTGTTAAAAGTGTTACACCACTGACGACCGGTAATGCGGTGCTGCAAAGCGCGCATAGCGTGGCGGTGGGCGTGATTATTGGCGTAAACCCTGATGAAAAAGATCCGTTGTCGCCATATCTTAATGGCGCGACTCAGCAGGCTTTGCAGCCGGGCCAATACAATGTGATTTTAGGTGACCAACTGGCGGGGCAACTGGGCGTGAAGCGCGGTGAAAAGCTGCGCATTATGGTGCCTAGCGCCAGCCAGTTTACGCCAATGGGACGCATTCCAAGCCAGCGCGTGTTTAACGTGGTGGGCACATTCTCTGCCAATAGCGAAGTCGATCAGTATCAAATGTTAATGAATCAGCAGGATGCTTCCCGCCTGATGCGCTATCCGCTGGGGAATATCACCGGCTGGCGTATTTATATGGATAAGCCACTGGCGATTGATGCGCTGGTCAGCCAACCGCTAGCGAAAGGCTTGGTATGGAAAGATTGGCGCGAGCGGAAGGGGGAGTTATTCCAAGCCGTTAAGATGGAAAAAAATATGATGGGGCTGCTGCTCAGCCTGATTATCGCCGTCGCCGCGTTTAATATTATTACCTCGTTGAGCCTACTGGTCATGGAGAAGCAGGGCGAGGTCGCGATTCTGCAAACCCAAGGATTAACCCGTGCACAAATCATGTCGGTGTTCATGGTGCAGGGCGCCAGTGCCGGTATTATCGGCGCTTTGCTTGGCGCCGTCTTGGGCGTGGTGTTTGCCAGCCAAATCAATGTTATTCCAGGGTTAGGCGAAATGTTGGCCGGTGGTAGTCTACCGGTTGATATCAATATTCCGCAGGTGGTGCTGATTGCCGTTGTGGCAATGCTGCTCGCGCTGCTTTCTACGTTATATCCGTCGTGGCGTGCCGCCGCGGTGAATCCTGCTGAGGCTTTACGTTATGAGTAA
- the lolD gene encoding lipoprotein-releasing ABC transporter ATP-binding protein LolD has translation MSNSPSLYKELLQCKDLCKTYHEGKLHTDVLRNVTFDMQPGEMMAIVGSSGSGKSTLLHLLGGLDSPTSGEVIFKGQSLNDMSSTAKAELRNRELGFIYQFHHLLPDFSALENVMMPLLIGGKKGDDAQGKAMDMLTAVGLAKRSHHRPSELSGGERQRVAIARALVNNPSLVLADEPTGNLDMRTADSIFDLLGELNVRQGTAFLVVTHDLALAKRLNRQLEMRDGQLQQNVTLMGAQ, from the coding sequence ATGAGTAATTCTCCGTCTTTGTATAAAGAACTGTTGCAGTGCAAAGACCTGTGCAAAACCTATCACGAAGGTAAATTGCACACGGACGTATTGCGTAATGTGACCTTTGACATGCAGCCCGGCGAAATGATGGCCATTGTGGGCAGCTCAGGTTCAGGTAAAAGTACGTTGCTGCATCTGCTCGGCGGTCTGGATTCTCCAACTTCCGGCGAGGTGATTTTTAAAGGTCAATCGCTCAACGATATGTCTTCAACCGCCAAGGCTGAACTACGCAATCGTGAACTGGGTTTTATTTACCAATTTCACCATTTACTGCCGGATTTCAGCGCGTTAGAAAATGTGATGATGCCGCTGTTAATTGGCGGCAAAAAAGGTGACGACGCCCAAGGTAAAGCGATGGACATGCTCACCGCCGTTGGATTGGCTAAGCGTAGCCATCACCGTCCATCGGAACTGTCGGGCGGCGAACGTCAGCGCGTGGCGATTGCGCGTGCGTTGGTAAACAACCCCTCGCTGGTCTTGGCGGATGAACCGACCGGTAACCTTGATATGCGCACCGCCGACAGTATTTTCGATCTGTTAGGCGAGCTAAACGTGCGTCAAGGAACGGCTTTCTTGGTGGTGACCCATGATTTGGCGTTGGCGAAACGTTTGAATCGTCAGCTTGAAATGCGCGATGGTCAACTTCAACAAAATGTGACCCTGATGGGGGCGCAATAA
- the lolE gene encoding lipoprotein-releasing ABC transporter permease subunit LolE, with product MSASPLSLLIGLRFSRGRRRGGMVSLISVISTVGIALGVAVLIVGLSAMNGFERELDHRILSVVPHGEIYPVEQPFNGWPQVLERVEKVKGIVAAAPYVEFTGLIESGTQLVAVQLRGVNPEQESRVSSLSQYVQGDAWSTFKAGEQQVILGKGVADALHVKVGDWVTVMVPNNDPQMKLLQPKRIRLHVSGILQLSGMLDHSLAMVPLADAQQYQDLGNSVTGISIKVDDVFNADKLVRDAGEVTNAYVYIRSWKGTYGYMFRDIQMIRAIMYLAMVLVIGVACFNIVSTLVMAVKDKSSDIAVLRTLGAKDRLIRAIFIWYGLLAGMVGSVCGVVIGVVASLELTNISKVIEKVIGHRLLSGDIYPIDFLPTELHWIDVVEVLATAIVLSLVASWYPARRASRIDPARVLSGGQ from the coding sequence ATGTCGGCTTCACCATTATCTCTGCTGATCGGTCTGCGTTTTAGCCGTGGACGACGCCGTGGCGGCATGGTGTCTCTGATTTCTGTGATTTCTACCGTAGGTATCGCGCTGGGTGTAGCCGTTTTGATCGTCGGCCTGAGTGCCATGAACGGTTTTGAGCGTGAGCTGGATCATCGCATTCTTTCCGTTGTACCTCACGGTGAAATTTATCCGGTAGAGCAGCCGTTTAACGGCTGGCCACAGGTGTTAGAACGCGTTGAAAAAGTGAAAGGTATCGTTGCCGCAGCGCCTTATGTGGAATTTACAGGCCTCATTGAGAGCGGCACTCAGCTGGTGGCGGTACAACTTCGCGGCGTCAATCCAGAGCAAGAAAGCCGCGTAAGCTCGCTGTCGCAATATGTGCAAGGTGATGCGTGGTCAACGTTTAAAGCGGGGGAGCAGCAGGTTATTCTCGGTAAAGGCGTGGCTGATGCACTGCATGTAAAGGTTGGTGATTGGGTGACCGTGATGGTGCCAAACAACGATCCACAGATGAAACTCTTGCAGCCAAAACGCATTCGTCTGCACGTAAGCGGCATTCTGCAATTGAGCGGTATGCTCGATCACAGTTTAGCGATGGTGCCGCTGGCCGATGCTCAGCAGTATCAAGACCTTGGCAACAGCGTTACCGGTATTTCCATTAAAGTGGATGATGTCTTCAACGCTGACAAACTGGTGCGCGATGCGGGTGAGGTCACCAATGCGTATGTTTATATTCGCAGTTGGAAAGGCACCTACGGCTATATGTTCCGTGATATCCAGATGATCCGCGCCATCATGTATCTGGCGATGGTTTTGGTGATCGGCGTGGCGTGTTTCAACATCGTATCTACGCTGGTTATGGCGGTGAAAGATAAAAGTAGTGATATCGCGGTGCTCAGAACGCTAGGTGCAAAAGACCGGCTGATTCGCGCGATTTTCATCTGGTATGGTTTGCTCGCGGGGATGGTCGGCAGCGTTTGTGGCGTGGTGATCGGCGTAGTGGCATCACTCGAACTGACGAATATATCTAAAGTTATCGAAAAGGTGATCGGACACCGATTGCTGTCGGGCGATATTTATCCGATTGATTTCTTGCCAACCGAGCTGCATTGGATTGACGTGGTGGAAGTGCTGGCCACCGCGATTGTGTTAAGTTTAGTGGCTAGCTGGTATCCCGCTCGCCGTGCAAGCCGCATTGATCCTGCACGAGTGCTAAGCGGCGGTCAGTAA
- the cobB gene encoding Sir2 family NAD+-dependent deacetylase, with product MRTRHRICRFRKNKRLRHQRFRSRIFHRDTLCHANNQAGGCMTKPYVVVLTGAGISAESGIRTFRAADGLWEEHRVEDVATPEGYHRDPELVQSFYNARRQQLQQPEIQPNAAHLALAELERQLGDNFVLVTQNIDNLHERAGNSRIIHMHGELLKVRCTQSGQVIEWKGDLTVDDRCHCCQFPAPLRPHIVWFGEMPIGMDEIYDALAKADYFIAIGTSGHVYPAAGFVHEAHLNGAHTVELNLEPSQVESQFDEKHYGAASQVVPEYVRELLEEIYK from the coding sequence ATGCGTACCCGTCATCGTATATGCCGGTTTAGGAAAAATAAACGACTACGACACCAGCGTTTTCGTTCACGAATTTTCCACCGTGACACGCTGTGTCATGCGAATAATCAGGCAGGAGGGTGTATGACTAAGCCATATGTCGTGGTACTCACCGGCGCGGGGATTTCTGCCGAATCGGGGATCAGAACGTTTCGTGCCGCTGATGGGCTGTGGGAAGAGCATCGGGTTGAAGATGTGGCTACGCCAGAAGGTTACCATCGCGATCCAGAATTGGTGCAGAGTTTCTATAATGCACGCCGTCAGCAGCTACAGCAGCCAGAAATTCAGCCAAATGCGGCCCATTTGGCGCTGGCAGAATTAGAGCGGCAGTTGGGCGACAACTTTGTGCTAGTGACGCAAAACATCGATAACTTACACGAGCGAGCAGGAAATTCCCGCATTATCCATATGCACGGGGAATTGTTAAAAGTTCGTTGTACTCAGTCTGGGCAGGTTATTGAATGGAAAGGCGATCTAACCGTGGATGACCGTTGTCATTGCTGTCAGTTCCCAGCACCGCTGCGTCCGCATATTGTTTGGTTTGGTGAAATGCCAATCGGTATGGATGAAATTTATGATGCCCTGGCAAAAGCCGATTACTTTATTGCGATTGGCACATCGGGGCATGTTTATCCTGCGGCAGGTTTTGTGCATGAGGCTCATTTAAATGGCGCTCATACCGTTGAGCTCAATCTTGAACCTAGCCAAGTCGAAAGCCAGTTTGACGAGAAGCATTACGGCGCAGCGAGTCAGGTGGTGCCTGAGTATGTTCGCGAGCTGTTAGAAGAAATTTATAAATAG
- a CDS encoding phosphoadenosine phosphosulfate reductase yields the protein MDALSNKKISLRINVLKAARTRIEWTFNTFSRICISFSGGKDSTTLLHLAADHARKNGKKFDIVFIDWEAQFSHTISHIEKMRSLYQDVIGHFYWVALPITTENSVSQFQPEWQCWTPNTNWIRKPPADAITDPNFFPFYHDGITFESFMPAFSDWYSNHQPCAMMIGIRTDESYTRFWAIASKRKHRFADDKPWTTGTISGHTYNIYPIYDWKTDDIWTYFSSTKKIYNPLYDLMFQAGVGLHAMRICEPFGPEQRQGLWLYHVLEPECWEHVCERVSGANTGSIYANSRGDFYARRQVHKPDNHTWRSYALFLLDSMPRQTAEHYRNKIAIYLRWYQTHGFPRDIPDEQEKDIGSKDIPSWRRICKVLLRNDYWCRSLSFSPNKPTSYERYNKRIQAKRKYWSII from the coding sequence ATGGATGCGCTGTCTAATAAGAAAATATCTCTACGCATTAACGTATTAAAAGCGGCAAGAACACGTATTGAATGGACATTCAATACCTTCAGCCGAATTTGCATTTCTTTTTCAGGAGGAAAAGATTCAACTACATTGCTTCATTTAGCGGCAGATCACGCCAGAAAAAATGGAAAAAAATTCGATATTGTCTTTATCGATTGGGAGGCGCAGTTTAGCCACACCATCAGTCATATTGAAAAGATGCGAAGCTTATATCAGGACGTCATCGGTCATTTTTATTGGGTGGCATTACCTATCACCACGGAGAATTCTGTTTCACAATTTCAGCCTGAATGGCAATGTTGGACGCCCAATACAAATTGGATCCGTAAACCACCCGCCGATGCCATTACCGATCCTAATTTTTTTCCTTTTTATCATGATGGCATTACCTTCGAATCATTTATGCCTGCCTTTTCTGACTGGTATTCCAACCATCAGCCCTGCGCCATGATGATTGGAATTCGGACCGATGAGTCCTACACCCGTTTTTGGGCCATTGCGTCTAAGCGTAAACACCGCTTTGCCGATGACAAGCCATGGACGACAGGAACAATTTCAGGCCATACCTACAATATCTACCCTATCTATGATTGGAAAACGGACGATATTTGGACCTACTTCTCCTCCACTAAAAAAATCTACAATCCCTTGTATGACCTGATGTTTCAGGCTGGGGTGGGATTACATGCCATGCGGATCTGTGAACCCTTTGGGCCAGAACAGCGGCAAGGTTTGTGGCTCTACCATGTTCTTGAGCCTGAATGCTGGGAGCATGTCTGCGAGCGAGTCTCGGGGGCTAATACCGGCAGCATTTATGCTAATAGCCGAGGTGATTTCTATGCTCGCCGTCAGGTACATAAACCCGACAATCACACTTGGCGCAGCTATGCCCTATTCTTACTCGATAGTATGCCGCGACAAACCGCCGAGCATTATCGAAATAAGATCGCAATTTATTTACGCTGGTATCAAACTCATGGTTTCCCTCGCGATATACCCGATGAACAAGAAAAAGATATCGGTTCTAAAGATATTCCGTCGTGGCGGCGCATTTGCAAAGTACTTTTACGCAATGATTATTGGTGCCGATCATTATCATTTAGCCCAAATAAGCCAACCAGCTATGAGCGTTACAACAAAAGAATTCAAGCGAAAAGAAAATACTGGAGCATCATATGA
- a CDS encoding IbrB-like domain-containing protein gives MKIDLLINELKIELGTMSETVQIETLNKIRLALHKVSPFSNEPIDCVLWKPIERVLSNDYNPNSVAPPEKRLLYTSLLRDGYTQPIVTSQQSPDDETHVIVDGFHRRELASKRPLLRTRVLGYLPVVMLKESAQEKTHLIAATIRHNRARGKHQISAMSDIVRELYHLGWDDERISEELGMDADEVLRLKQISGLMELFQDREFSEAWTVK, from the coding sequence ATGAAGATTGATTTATTAATTAACGAGCTAAAAATAGAATTAGGGACGATGTCCGAAACCGTCCAAATTGAGACACTAAATAAGATCCGATTGGCACTGCATAAGGTCAGCCCCTTTTCCAATGAACCCATTGATTGCGTGCTTTGGAAACCCATTGAGCGCGTTCTCTCAAATGATTACAACCCCAATTCCGTAGCACCACCAGAGAAACGGTTACTCTATACGTCATTATTACGCGATGGCTATACGCAGCCCATAGTCACCAGCCAACAATCCCCCGATGATGAAACGCACGTTATTGTTGATGGTTTCCATCGTCGCGAGCTCGCATCCAAGCGCCCTCTTTTACGCACCCGGGTGCTTGGTTATCTCCCCGTGGTAATGCTTAAAGAAAGTGCGCAGGAGAAAACGCATCTGATTGCGGCAACTATTCGTCATAATCGTGCCCGAGGCAAACACCAGATCAGCGCCATGTCCGACATCGTTCGTGAGCTTTATCATTTAGGTTGGGATGACGAAAGGATCAGTGAAGAATTAGGCATGGACGCTGATGAGGTTTTACGCTTAAAACAGATTAGCGGCCTAATGGAACTGTTCCAAGACCGTGAATTTTCAGAAGCATGGACGGTGAAATAG